The Salmo salar chromosome ssa06, Ssal_v3.1, whole genome shotgun sequence genome window below encodes:
- the LOC106606918 gene encoding ER membrane protein complex subunit 10 isoform X2 — protein sequence MASVPRSFLLLSIIPTILILCADFACCNTGRKTGDGLDTDFSGFSVPLEHSFEVDDVSRFRVRGALQLRGGRETSVSLSQSQLSEEDRNTLKEVAAVDGLYKIRVPRVSLTDRQTERQMDGYLTAFVRACSLVESHLSDVITLHTDVSGYLIGVSIVTIPGACRGTEVEDEVDLEAFNTTLTIIAPTNAPQPETALFIERMDIEHEKRGKPQEQKSFFAKYWYLILGGAIFLMASSSAQPSAGGAEEQQS from the exons ATGGCTTCAGTACCACGGTCGTTTTTGTTACTGTCAATTATTCCCACAATACTTATATTGTGTGCTGATTTTGCGTGTTGCAACACTGGCAGAAAG ACTGGTGATGGGCTGGACACAGACTTCAGTGGATTTTCTGTCCCTCTTGAGCATTCCTTTGAAGTTG ATGATGTGTCTCGGTTCCGTGTGCGTGGAGCTCTGCAGTTAAGGGGTGGGAGGGAAACCAGTGTGTCCCTCTCCCAGAGCCAGCTATCAGAGGAGGACAGGAACACTCTGAAg GAAGTGGCTGCTGTGGATGGTCTGTACAAAATCCGAGTGCCCAGAGTGTctttgacagacaggcagacagagcgcCAGATGGATGGCTACCTGACGGCGTTCGTCAGAGCG tgCTCTTTAGTTGAGTCCCACCTCAGCGATGTCATCACCCTCCACACTGATGTCTCTGGCTACCTCATCGGCGTTTCCATAGTGACCATTCCAGGCGCGTGTCGGGGGACAGAGGTGGAGGACGAAGTTGATCTGGAGGCCTTTAACACTACGCTGACCATCATAGCGCCTACCAATGCACCCCA GCCGGAGACTGCTCTGTTTATTGAACGCATGGACATAGAACATGAAAAGAGAGGCAAGCCACAGGAGCAGAAATCCTTCTTTGCCAAATAT TGGTATTTGATTCTGGGAGGTGCAATCTTCCTCATGGCCAGCAGTTCGGCACAACCCTCAGCAGGGGGAGCCGAAGAGCAGCAGAGCTGA
- the LOC106606918 gene encoding ER membrane protein complex subunit 10 isoform X1 codes for MASVPRSFLLLSIIPTILILCADFACCNTGRKTGDGLDTDFSGFSVPLEHSFEVDDVSRFRVRGALQLRGGRETSVSLSQSQLSEEDRNTLKEVAAVDGLYKIRVPRVSLTDRQTERQMDGYLTAFVRACSLVESHLSDVITLHTDVSGYLIGVSIVTIPGACRGTEVEDEVDLEAFNTTLTIIAPTNAPQPETALFIERMDIEHEKRGKPQEQKSFFAKYWMYIVPLVLFLMMSGAQDQSGGGAANGGGR; via the exons ATGGCTTCAGTACCACGGTCGTTTTTGTTACTGTCAATTATTCCCACAATACTTATATTGTGTGCTGATTTTGCGTGTTGCAACACTGGCAGAAAG ACTGGTGATGGGCTGGACACAGACTTCAGTGGATTTTCTGTCCCTCTTGAGCATTCCTTTGAAGTTG ATGATGTGTCTCGGTTCCGTGTGCGTGGAGCTCTGCAGTTAAGGGGTGGGAGGGAAACCAGTGTGTCCCTCTCCCAGAGCCAGCTATCAGAGGAGGACAGGAACACTCTGAAg GAAGTGGCTGCTGTGGATGGTCTGTACAAAATCCGAGTGCCCAGAGTGTctttgacagacaggcagacagagcgcCAGATGGATGGCTACCTGACGGCGTTCGTCAGAGCG tgCTCTTTAGTTGAGTCCCACCTCAGCGATGTCATCACCCTCCACACTGATGTCTCTGGCTACCTCATCGGCGTTTCCATAGTGACCATTCCAGGCGCGTGTCGGGGGACAGAGGTGGAGGACGAAGTTGATCTGGAGGCCTTTAACACTACGCTGACCATCATAGCGCCTACCAATGCACCCCA GCCGGAGACTGCTCTGTTTATTGAACGCATGGACATAGAACATGAAAAGAGAGGCAAGCCACAGGAGCAGAAATCCTTCTTTGCCAAATAT tggATGTACATTGTTCCCCTCGTTCTCTTCCTGATGATGTCAGGAGCTCAGGATCAGTCCGGGGGTGGAGCAGCTAATGGAGGAGGCCGATGA